From the genome of Papaver somniferum cultivar HN1 chromosome 2, ASM357369v1, whole genome shotgun sequence, one region includes:
- the LOC113347075 gene encoding transcription factor HY5-like, with amino-acid sequence MKLLPPDHHGNPSSSSSSSMRCYQQQQQPPQSSSWMLNSSSSASFTQNINSNNNNNANSKVEESDEEEDDDEDDDDLFTVPDMEAAATARPSTTDASPLTKATTTAVGEESQQNNNAAASGKQRKRGRNPADREYRRLKRLLRNRVSAQQARERKKLYVTELESKATDLQDKNSKLEEKISTLTNENTMLRKVLMNTRPKVDETADIKHDHSGKT; translated from the exons ATGAAACTACTTCCTCCTGATCATCACGGAaacccatcatcatcatcatcctcatcaatgAGGTGctatcaacagcagcaacaaccacCGCAGAGTTCTTCGTGGATGTTGAACTCCTCATCATCAGCATCATTTACTCAAAACataaatagtaataataataataatgccaATAGCAAAGTAG AGGAGagtgatgaggaagaagatgacgaTGAGGACGATGATGATCTATTCACAGTACCTGAtatggaagcagcagcaacagctaGACCAAGTACTACTGATGCATCTCCACTAACAAAAGCTACTACTACTGCTGTTGGTGAGGAATCACAACAAAACAACAATGCGGCAGCATCTGGTAAGCAGCGTAAGAGAGGCCGGAATCCTGCTGATAGAGAGTACAGAAGGTTGAAGAG GTTGCTTAGGAACAGGGTTTCCGCCCAGCAAGCCCGTGAAAGGAAGAAGCTTTATGTCACCGAGCTGGAATCTAAAGCAACAGATTTGCAGGACAAGAATTCAAAGTTGGAGGAGAAGATTTCGACTTTGACCAATGAAAATACCATGCTACGGAAG GTCCTTATGAACACTAGGCCTAAAGTCGACGAAACAGCTGACATCAAACATGATCATTCAGGCAAAACGTGA